The genomic stretch GTTGTTGGTTACATGTTGAAGCCAGAGTCAGGAGGCAAATACAATAACTAATTACCTGGTTTTATCAGAAAGCCAAGATGAATAACATTAATCAACTGGATGTTGACTttatattttagaaaaacatttatgcaAAATTTTTAAGATATCTATTATGAGCATCTTttaaacatgtaacatttttttaacctttattttactgtgtttatgCTTCTGTTGTCACTTGTTAAGGTCAGCACGTCCAGTTGCCAGGAGGATCCTTTGCTTACACACGCAGGGAGCCTTTGGGAGTCTGTGCTGGCATTGGTGCTTGGAATTATCCTTTCCAGATAGCTGCCTGGAAATCCGCTCCAGCCTTGGCCTGTGGTATTTAAGTTGTCAAGACATTAATTATTACCTTTTATAggctggagcctattccagctctcttcaggcaaaaggcaggggtacaccctggacaggtcgccagttTATCGCAGGGCTAGAGCAGCCCTGAAAACATATAACAATTTTCACCAGTAGATGGCACTacaccaccactaccaccatTAAATAGTTACATCTGTTTCTTTGCACAATTCTTCATAATTTTCTTCTCTGAGATTCACACTTTAGGTGTTAACCCCAAATCACTGTGGCCCAAATGGCTCTATCTTTAATGTTAAACTGTGTCTAGTTTAAAGGATTGTGCAAACTTGACTTATTCTCTTTATAGCCTATTAAGGGAGTAAAACAATATGGGGTTtacttatttgtatttttttcttgtatctGTCATATAAAACAGGCAACTCCATGGTGTTCAAGCCATCACCGTTAACGCCTGTGACAGCAGTCATGCTGGCAGAGATCTATGCTGAGGCCGGAGCTCCAGAGAGTCTGTTTAGTGTGGTGCAGGGCGGCCAGGAGACTGGCAGCCTGCTCTGCCACCACCCTGATGTGGCTAAGGTGTCATTCACTGGAAGTGTGCCCACAGGAAGGAAGGTCAGATGTAGTGTTAAAGATGCTGTGACTTGTCTTTTTACCTCAGTCTGTGACGAGGTCAGAACCATTGATGGATATTCTTCCCTGTGACTTTGTTTCTCAGATTATGGAAATGGCATCCAAGGGGGTGAAACCTGTGACTCTGGAGCTTGGGGGAAAATCTCCTCTGCTCATATTTCAGGACAGTGATCTTGAGAACGCTGTGAGGGGAGCTCTCATGGCCAATTTCCTGTCTCAAGGCCAGGTAGATTGAgttttgaatattaaaaagtTGTGTTTTCATCCTTCATGTAGTGACACACTGCCACCATGGGACAAATTTCCTCATGGAAGCTGATTTTTATCAAATGTATCACAGGTTTGCAGCAATGGAACAAGGGTCTTTgttcatgaaaatattttaccCCAGTttctggaagaggtggtgaagAGGACTCAAAGGATAGAGATAGGAGACCCACTATTAGACAACACTCGAATGGGAGCACTGGTCAGCCAGCCACATCTAGACAAAGTCCTTTCCTTTGTTGATCAAGCAAAGAAAGAGGCAAGACTTTGCCTAATTCATTTTGCTTTATTGTGTCTGTATGTTAATTGGTTTGTTTTGCAGTAACTAGAATTTCCAGATTTCTCGCCGTTTGTAGGGAGCTACAGTGTTGTGTGGGGGTGAACCTTTTGTTCCAACAGATCCCAAACTTAGAGGTGGATACTACATGACTCCATGTGTGTTGGGTAAGACCTcagtatatccatccatccattatctatacctgcttattcctaaccagggacacagagatctgctggcGCCTAGACCTCAGTATATTCTTCCATAAATACAGCGTAAAACAGCTGTTTTAGTCTGATCTAAGTCTGATTTAGATCCTCTTCTGATTCTGTCAGCACTACTAATTGTCAAAGAAGACTCGCCGCTGTGTAAATAAGAAgggtttaaataaataacttttagGTTCCAGAAGTGTAGACACATCCTTGTCCTTTATTCCCCACGTTTAGGTGAATGTAAAGATGAGATGACCTGTGTGAGAGAGGAGATCTTTGGTCCTGTCATGTCTGTATTGTCTTTTGAGACAGAAGAGGAAGTTCTGCAGAGAGCCAATGACACTACCATGGGTCTGGCTGCAGGAGTTTTTACCAGGTACATGTTATGAGGTGATG from Mastacembelus armatus chromosome 17, fMasArm1.2, whole genome shotgun sequence encodes the following:
- the aldh9a1b gene encoding 4-trimethylaminobutyraldehyde dehydrogenase B isoform X1, which translates into the protein MLQRLGPFMRRPAGQLAPVVRGLSSGSVSIKVPLNFWAGKRRASHEKCIKENVYEPATGKILCHLEPCDAVDVDQAVKAAKLAFGHWSKMSGMERARIMIKAAHIIESRREEIAQMEVIDNGKSITEARLDVDSARLCIEYYAGLANTLAGQHVQLPGGSFAYTRREPLGVCAGIGAWNYPFQIAAWKSAPALACGNSMVFKPSPLTPVTAVMLAEIYAEAGAPESLFSVVQGGQETGSLLCHHPDVAKVSFTGSVPTGRKIMEMASKGVKPVTLELGGKSPLLIFQDSDLENAVRGALMANFLSQGQVCSNGTRVFVHENILPQFLEEVVKRTQRIEIGDPLLDNTRMGALVSQPHLDKVLSFVDQAKKEGATVLCGGEPFVPTDPKLRGGYYMTPCVLGECKDEMTCVREEIFGPVMSVLSFETEEEVLQRANDTTMGLAAGVFTRDVKRAHRVVENLKAGSCFINNYNITPVEVPFGGFKMSGIGRENGQVTIEYYSQLKTVFVEMGDVDSLF
- the aldh9a1b gene encoding 4-trimethylaminobutyraldehyde dehydrogenase B isoform X2 codes for the protein MLQRLGPFMRRPAGQLAPVVRGLSSGSVSIKVPLNFWAGKRRASHEKCIKENVYEPATGKILCHLEPCDAVDVDQAVKAAKLAFGHWSKMSGMERARIMIKAAHIIESRREEIAQMEVIDNGKSITEARLDVDSARLCIEYYAGLANTLAGNSMVFKPSPLTPVTAVMLAEIYAEAGAPESLFSVVQGGQETGSLLCHHPDVAKVSFTGSVPTGRKIMEMASKGVKPVTLELGGKSPLLIFQDSDLENAVRGALMANFLSQGQVCSNGTRVFVHENILPQFLEEVVKRTQRIEIGDPLLDNTRMGALVSQPHLDKVLSFVDQAKKEGATVLCGGEPFVPTDPKLRGGYYMTPCVLGECKDEMTCVREEIFGPVMSVLSFETEEEVLQRANDTTMGLAAGVFTRDVKRAHRVVENLKAGSCFINNYNITPVEVPFGGFKMSGIGRENGQVTIEYYSQLKTVFVEMGDVDSLF